CGCATTCTTGACCCAGATACAGGTTGTCGAATAATGAAATCCTGCATTCACCGTAGCATTAAAGAAGTTCACTTTTTCAGCATCCGAGTGAAAAATATAAATCGGAGACCCATCAGCAAGATGTTGATATGCATTTGTAAGCGCGTCTAAAAGAAATTGATAAAACTTTTCACTATCGGTCCAACTGTCATTCATAATCTTCATTCCAGTCCCACCCTGGTAACTGCAGTTGTAGGGTGGATCGGTAATACAAAGATTTGCTTTTTTGCCGTCCATCAGTGTAGTAACATCATCATACTTTGTTGAATCTCCACATAAAAGGCGGTGACGACCCAACAACCAGACATCGCCGGGTTCTACAAAACTTTGTCCATCCAGCGCTTCATCGACATCAAAATCATCCTCCTGGATTTCTTCATCATTTTCACTTTTGAACAAATCCGCAATCTCATCTTCCTCAAAACCGGTAAGGGATACATCGAAATCGGCCCCCTGCAAGGATTCAATTTCAATTCTCAAAAGTTCTCCATCCCAGCCAGCGTCCTGAGCAAACCGATTGTCGGCAATAATGTATGCCTTCTTCTGAGCTTCTGTAAGATGATCAACGAGTACGCATGGGACTTCGGTGATGCCTTCTTCCTGGGCTGCCATGACCCTGCCGTGTCCGGCAATTATCCCGTGATTGCTGTCGATGATAACTGGATTAATAAATCCGAACTCCCGCAGAGAAGATCTCAGCTTATTAATTTGTTCATTTGAATGTGTCCGGGCATTATTGATATAAGGGACCAGTTTATTGGTTTTGACCATTTGCATTTCTGTTATTGTTTTTTTCATTGGATCACCACCTCTTTATTTCCGTCCTGACAGCAGACGCTCCATCATATCATCGTGAGGAGTTCCACCGCTGTAGGCAACGGAGCAATTTTCTTTTACGACCTGGTGTATCTGATACCAGATCTGATTGGACTGCTTTAAATATTGTTGCGACATGGAAACGTAAGGGCTGGCAATGGCATTACCGGTTGTAGGATGCTTAGCTAAAAAACCATATTCAGAAATACATTCTTCGCACTGGATCCAACGGGAAACGCTCATGGCGTACTGCTCAATCAGATGCCTGCTGACCAGTTGATCACATTCCCGTTCCTTCAGCCATAGATAGATTTCATTGAAAATTTCTTCGGCGCATAGATTTTTACCATTTTTCTGAGTCGCTTTCAAGTACTCTTTCACCGGCGGAACATCGGCTCCAATAAAAGAGGCAGGCTCGGGTAGCACCATTGCACCATCCAGCCTGCCATCACTTATTTTTTCTGTAAGAGCCTTTGATTTCCGCCCGGCCCCAATTCGAGCTCCGCCGCGGTTTGTCCCGTCCTTTGCCATGTTTTTCACCTGCCTTTTTCCTGCAGGGGGTTAATACCCCCTTTGATTTCCGTTTTTTTCGCGCGTGCCCCCCTGCCCGTTGCATTTGCAACACGTTTTAGCGATTATTGCACCCCCACCCCGCAAAATTATGGCTAATCTAAAGAAATAATTGTATAATATCTTTAGATTAATCAAGGAGGACAATTAAATGCCAAACATTAAATCCAGTACGGATCTTAGAAACAATTACAATGAGATATCTAAATTCTGCCATGAAAATGAAGAGCCAGTCTTTATCACCAAAAATGGTCAGGGGGACTTGGCGGTAATGAGCATTGAAGCTTACGAATTATTAAATGGTAAGCTTGAACTCTATCGTGCTCTTGATGAAGGACGCTCCGCTATCAAAGCCGGAGAAAAACGTCCACTGGCCAATGTAATGAATGACCTACGCAAAGAGATAATCGATGGCAACTTATAGAATTGATATTTCTAAACCAGCGGAAAATGATCTCCGCGATATTATTCTGTACATTTCGTCACAATTATCAGCACCAATGACTGCTACAAAAATGATGGACACAATTGAAGAAGCACTCCTTAGTTTAGCCGAGATGCCGGAGAAATATCCACTTGTAAGAGATGAAAGCCTATCTTCAATGGGATATCGAAAACTTTTGATTAAGAATTATATTGCTTTCTATACCATTGATGAACTATTAAAAGTGGTCAATGTAGAAAGAATTCTCTACGCCCG
This genomic interval from Eubacteriaceae bacterium ES3 contains the following:
- a CDS encoding type II toxin-antitoxin system Phd/YefM family antitoxin: MPNIKSSTDLRNNYNEISKFCHENEEPVFITKNGQGDLAVMSIEAYELLNGKLELYRALDEGRSAIKAGEKRPLANVMNDLRKEIIDGNL
- a CDS encoding site-specific DNA-methyltransferase, with amino-acid sequence MKKTITEMQMVKTNKLVPYINNARTHSNEQINKLRSSLREFGFINPVIIDSNHGIIAGHGRVMAAQEEGITEVPCVLVDHLTEAQKKAYIIADNRFAQDAGWDGELLRIEIESLQGADFDVSLTGFEEDEIADLFKSENDEEIQEDDFDVDEALDGQSFVEPGDVWLLGRHRLLCGDSTKYDDVTTLMDGKKANLCITDPPYNCSYQGGTGMKIMNDSWTDSEKFYQFLLDALTNAYQHLADGSPIYIFHSDAEKVNFFNATVNAGFHYSTTCIWVKNALVIGRMDFQMRHEPVIYAFKDTSKHKFYGDRKQTTVWEFDKPTKSKLHPTTKPLPLIGYPMGLSSQENGIVLDLFGGSGSTLIAAEQMNRTGYLMEMDPKYASVIVKRYVALKGTTDDIKVIRNGTTLDCSALYNPDSVELSFQEGNVNDLQKGRKEKD
- a CDS encoding type II toxin-antitoxin system RelE/ParE family toxin, which encodes MATYRIDISKPAENDLRDIILYISSQLSAPMTATKMMDTIEEALLSLAEMPEKYPLVRDESLSSMGYRKLLIKNYIAFYTIDELLKVVNVERILYARRDWLRLL
- a CDS encoding P27 family phage terminase small subunit; its protein translation is MAKDGTNRGGARIGAGRKSKALTEKISDGRLDGAMVLPEPASFIGADVPPVKEYLKATQKNGKNLCAEEIFNEIYLWLKERECDQLVSRHLIEQYAMSVSRWIQCEECISEYGFLAKHPTTGNAIASPYVSMSQQYLKQSNQIWYQIHQVVKENCSVAYSGGTPHDDMMERLLSGRK